The following coding sequences are from one Arcobacter nitrofigilis DSM 7299 window:
- a CDS encoding murein hydrolase activator EnvC family protein: protein MHRLLFLTLFITVILQASSIDDKIQNNKTILSRNKNVKDRTEQKIQSLATQIEDQNEELKKLEKEINLVTKDINEHKEMLKDSRKNLDELSIKGKILQNQKKDYEEELINTIIEDYSSAVAMKLANKDSLQELTQSEIYEILSSEAKDNMLKIDNQYMKITQNKTDNEREIRKLNVYIEKREKKKKILNYLLNKHSDSLASIQKKHKLYQNELKTIIKKQNSLTNLLSTLDILKEKELKKEEEARKREQLLALKKKREQAREEEDKKNRSNNVQKTQESVQKDNAEEIDLDVRILGSSTKGVKIGKYRGSKTIAPLKSYSVLKKFGKYYDPVYKIKLFNESVLLKTNEPDAKVFSVLDGKVVYSKQNSGMLENLVIIQHKNGLYTIYSHLDQISPTLKVGKWIKKGYVVGRVDETLTFEAIVNNKYIDPEDIFQ, encoded by the coding sequence ATGCATAGATTATTATTCCTAACTTTATTTATCACTGTTATTCTTCAAGCTAGCTCTATTGATGACAAAATTCAAAATAATAAAACAATCTTGTCTAGAAATAAAAATGTAAAAGATAGAACTGAACAAAAAATTCAATCTTTAGCTACTCAAATTGAAGATCAAAATGAAGAATTAAAAAAGTTAGAAAAAGAGATTAACCTTGTAACAAAAGATATAAATGAACATAAAGAGATGTTAAAAGACTCTAGAAAAAATCTAGATGAACTAAGTATCAAAGGTAAAATACTTCAAAATCAAAAAAAAGATTATGAAGAAGAATTAATAAATACTATTATAGAAGATTATTCTTCTGCTGTTGCTATGAAACTTGCAAATAAAGACTCACTACAAGAATTAACACAAAGTGAAATTTATGAAATATTATCTTCAGAAGCAAAAGATAATATGCTAAAAATTGATAATCAATATATGAAAATAACTCAAAATAAAACAGATAATGAAAGAGAAATAAGAAAACTAAATGTTTATATTGAAAAAAGAGAAAAGAAAAAAAAGATATTAAATTATCTGCTTAATAAACACTCTGATTCATTAGCTTCAATTCAAAAAAAACACAAACTTTACCAAAATGAACTAAAGACAATAATCAAAAAACAAAACTCTTTGACAAACTTACTCTCAACTCTTGATATTTTAAAAGAAAAAGAGTTAAAAAAAGAAGAAGAAGCTAGAAAAAGAGAACAACTTTTAGCTCTTAAAAAGAAAAGAGAACAAGCAAGAGAAGAAGAAGACAAAAAAAATAGATCAAATAATGTGCAAAAAACTCAAGAATCAGTACAAAAAGATAATGCAGAAGAGATTGATTTAGATGTTAGAATTTTAGGGTCATCTACTAAAGGTGTAAAAATAGGTAAATATAGAGGTAGTAAAACTATTGCTCCTTTAAAATCATATTCTGTATTGAAAAAATTTGGTAAATATTATGATCCAGTTTATAAAATCAAATTATTTAATGAATCAGTTTTATTAAAAACAAATGAACCTGATGCAAAAGTTTTTTCAGTACTTGATGGGAAAGTTGTATATTCTAAACAAAACTCTGGAATGTTAGAAAACCTTGTAATTATTCAACATAAAAATGGTTTATATACTATTTATTCACATTTAGATCAAATCTCTCCAACATTAAAAGTTGGAAAATGGATAAAAAAAGGTTATGTAGTGGGAAGAGTTGACGAAACTTTAACTTTTGAAGCAATCGTAAACAATAAATATATAGACCCAGAAGACATATTCCAATAA
- a CDS encoding fibronectin type III domain-containing protein has protein sequence MTKWIKISSTLLLILLISGCSTKNLGEGSKPKIDESLEVIDSNSIRTISGMTSIAFEWQKVDDSRVIGYNLYRANLNEESTKLKLVKFIKNRYTSHYLDTDLKPNTKYAYTFSSGTTNDVESRPTKMFQVMTLPRPEPIAFIQAISNLPRQIKIIWRPHENEAIEYYKIFRSTPQDPDWEKLETLNGRLQAEYIDTDLKDNVVYLYKVVAYTYQDIPSEDSQIVKAQTKALPAGVQNLTATNNQPKKITLNWQPSSSVDVVRYKIYRNTSPDGSFSELKQLNTDTTSYEDFINEDGKRYFYKITTVDKDGLESSKEVNPVMGITLTKLNKPILTLAQIQGEKAILNWQPGDNRAVSYNVYKTIKDGFFKVRKQKYTNITDLRFEDKDIVRGVEYNYSIEAVDENGIVSDRTAETLLVLPKLLDK, from the coding sequence ATGACAAAATGGATAAAAATTTCATCAACTCTGCTTTTAATTTTATTGATTAGTGGTTGTAGTACTAAAAATTTAGGTGAAGGAAGCAAACCTAAAATTGACGAATCATTAGAAGTAATTGACTCAAACTCTATTAGAACTATTTCAGGTATGACATCAATTGCCTTTGAATGGCAAAAAGTCGATGATTCAAGAGTTATTGGATATAACCTTTATAGAGCAAACTTAAATGAAGAGAGTACAAAACTAAAATTAGTAAAATTTATCAAGAATCGATACACTTCACACTACTTAGATACTGATTTAAAACCAAATACAAAATATGCATATACATTTTCAAGTGGTACAACAAATGATGTAGAATCAAGACCTACAAAAATGTTCCAAGTTATGACTTTACCAAGACCTGAACCAATCGCTTTTATCCAAGCTATTTCTAACCTTCCAAGACAGATAAAAATCATCTGGAGACCACATGAAAATGAAGCTATTGAATATTATAAAATATTTAGATCAACACCACAAGATCCTGATTGGGAAAAATTAGAGACATTGAATGGTAGATTGCAAGCTGAATATATTGATACTGACTTAAAAGACAATGTTGTTTACTTATATAAAGTAGTTGCATATACTTACCAAGATATTCCATCTGAAGATAGCCAAATTGTAAAAGCCCAAACAAAAGCTTTACCAGCAGGTGTTCAAAACTTAACTGCTACAAATAATCAACCTAAAAAAATAACATTAAATTGGCAACCTTCCTCTTCTGTTGATGTTGTAAGATACAAAATCTATAGAAATACTTCTCCCGATGGTTCTTTTAGTGAGTTAAAACAATTAAATACAGATACAACTTCTTATGAAGACTTTATAAACGAAGATGGTAAAAGATACTTTTATAAAATAACAACTGTGGATAAGGATGGTTTAGAAAGTAGTAAAGAAGTAAATCCAGTAATGGGAATCACACTTACAAAACTTAATAAACCTATTTTAACTCTTGCACAAATCCAAGGTGAAAAAGCTATATTAAACTGGCAACCAGGAGATAATAGAGCTGTATCTTATAATGTGTATAAAACTATAAAAGATGGATTCTTTAAAGTAAGAAAACAAAAATATACAAATATTACGGACTTAAGATTTGAAGATAAAGATATTGTAAGAGGTGTTGAATATAATTATTCTATTGAAGCAGTTGATGAAAATGGTATTGTTTCAGATAGAACAGCTGAAACACTATTAGTATTACCTAAATTATTAGATAAATAA
- the trmB gene encoding tRNA (guanosine(46)-N7)-methyltransferase TrmB produces the protein MPHIVFSNNGELKAPSNKDGVDFKFIAKSYNISETPKKTEYKIGVSNQKRDFLLTLKDNKENKIIKADKVTRVTPVTIVKDALNTYVKHTDANVIFSNTNNFSQKQEPPKEYLKDIEYFVNEFQTNNEIQIEIGFGSGRHLLYQAHNNPDIQFIGIEIHTPSIEQVLKQIKILNIRNIIIVNYDARLFMEFIKSNSVGKIFVHFPVPWDKKPHRRVYSNDFIYEAKRVLKFTGTLELRTDSRKYFDFCVGLLTNLSSGKIEIDINKDLPISSKYEDRWKKQNKNIYDVTLHSFTIDKEIEPNKDFSFDKISNLIKIFENLPQKSILFDDFFYHIEDFYLIENEKDSGLIQVTFGSFNRPLSKYLIIRNGIISYYQGEPIPTSSNIKAHNKMKEILNNDYC, from the coding sequence ATGCCTCACATAGTATTTAGTAATAATGGTGAATTAAAAGCACCATCAAATAAAGATGGTGTTGATTTTAAGTTTATAGCAAAATCATATAATATAAGTGAAACACCAAAAAAAACAGAGTATAAAATAGGTGTTTCAAATCAAAAAAGAGATTTTTTATTAACATTAAAAGACAATAAAGAGAACAAAATAATAAAAGCAGATAAAGTAACAAGAGTTACTCCTGTTACAATTGTAAAAGATGCTTTAAATACTTACGTAAAACATACTGATGCAAATGTTATATTTTCAAATACAAATAACTTTTCACAAAAACAAGAACCACCTAAAGAATACTTAAAAGATATAGAATATTTTGTAAATGAATTTCAGACAAATAATGAAATTCAAATAGAGATTGGATTTGGTTCAGGAAGACATTTATTATATCAAGCACATAATAATCCTGATATTCAATTTATTGGTATAGAGATTCATACTCCTTCTATAGAGCAAGTACTTAAGCAAATAAAAATATTAAACATTAGAAATATTATTATTGTAAATTATGATGCTAGACTTTTTATGGAGTTTATTAAGTCAAATTCGGTAGGTAAAATATTTGTTCACTTTCCTGTACCTTGGGATAAAAAACCTCATAGAAGAGTTTATAGTAATGATTTTATATATGAAGCAAAAAGAGTACTAAAATTTACAGGAACCTTAGAACTTAGAACTGATAGTAGAAAATATTTTGATTTTTGTGTTGGTTTATTAACAAATCTAAGTAGTGGAAAAATTGAAATTGATATAAATAAAGATTTACCAATATCTAGTAAATATGAAGATAGATGGAAAAAACAAAATAAAAATATTTATGATGTAACTTTGCACTCTTTTACTATAGATAAAGAAATTGAACCAAATAAAGATTTCTCTTTTGATAAAATAAGCAACCTTATTAAAATTTTTGAGAATCTTCCACAAAAGTCTATACTTTTTGATGATTTCTTTTATCATATTGAAGATTTTTACCTTATTGAAAATGAAAAAGATTCTGGACTTATTCAAGTAACCTTTGGCTCATTTAATAGACCCTTGTCAAAATATTTGATAATAAGAAATGGAATTATATCTTACTATCAAGGGGAACCTATTCCCACAAGTAGTAATATAAAAGCCCACAATAAAATGAAAGAGATATTAAATAATGATTACTGCTAA
- a CDS encoding tetrahydrodipicolinate N-succinyltransferase N-terminal domain-containing protein: protein MIYTADEFKKLVEEIQSQDWYRNPIGFGIARVDRGQLNPEKILQATYPVVNWNENFGSAAIFLNALKDSGADVDTTKSELVCNVTDDFLTSCIEAFRPFNPEAKGDAHRNVQVISSLATLPLDSGLSPDDFKIVFIFEDTNPVSVESVYLKLYALSLGKAKLRSLNLNGAFGVLENCAWTGSQPIELEWLRANEISLKITNQYPEITMVDKFPRFLSHVIPANNTRILETSKVRFGAQLAAGTTVMPGAAYINFNAGTEGAVMVEGRISSSAVVGAGSDVGGGASILGVLSGTDGIPVSIGENTLLGANSCTGTAIGDGCILDAGVTILPGTKIALSEKAVAQLKEINPDKEITPMMKGSDFIGVNGVHFRVNSQTGQTVAMRSTREVKLNSDLH, encoded by the coding sequence ATGATTTATACGGCAGATGAATTTAAAAAATTAGTTGAAGAGATTCAATCACAAGATTGGTATAGAAATCCAATAGGATTTGGTATTGCAAGAGTTGATAGAGGACAATTAAATCCAGAAAAAATCTTACAAGCAACATACCCAGTTGTAAATTGGAATGAAAACTTTGGGAGTGCAGCTATATTTTTAAATGCGTTAAAAGATTCAGGAGCAGATGTAGATACAACAAAATCAGAATTAGTATGTAATGTTACAGATGACTTTTTAACTTCTTGTATTGAAGCTTTTAGACCATTTAATCCAGAAGCAAAAGGTGATGCACATAGAAACGTACAAGTTATCTCATCACTTGCTACTTTACCTTTAGATTCAGGTTTAAGTCCTGATGATTTTAAAATAGTATTTATATTTGAAGATACAAATCCCGTAAGTGTTGAATCTGTTTATTTAAAACTTTACGCACTATCACTTGGAAAAGCAAAATTAAGAAGCTTGAACTTAAATGGTGCCTTTGGAGTATTAGAAAATTGTGCCTGGACTGGAAGCCAACCAATTGAATTAGAATGGTTAAGAGCAAATGAAATTTCATTAAAAATAACTAATCAATATCCAGAAATCACTATGGTAGATAAATTTCCAAGATTTTTATCTCATGTAATTCCTGCAAATAATACAAGAATTCTTGAAACTTCAAAAGTAAGATTTGGAGCACAATTAGCAGCTGGAACAACTGTTATGCCAGGAGCTGCATATATTAACTTTAATGCAGGTACTGAAGGTGCTGTTATGGTTGAAGGAAGAATCTCTTCAAGTGCAGTAGTTGGTGCTGGTTCTGATGTTGGTGGTGGAGCTTCTATTCTTGGTGTTTTATCAGGTACTGATGGTATTCCTGTTTCTATTGGAGAGAATACTCTTCTTGGAGCAAATTCTTGTACTGGTACTGCTATTGGTGATGGTTGTATACTTGATGCTGGTGTTACAATATTACCAGGAACTAAAATAGCCTTATCAGAAAAAGCAGTTGCTCAATTAAAAGAGATAAATCCTGATAAAGAGATTACTCCTATGATGAAAGGTAGTGACTTTATTGGAGTTAATGGTGTTCATTTTAGAGTAAATTCTCAAACAGGTCAAACAGTTGCTATGAGAAGTACAAGAGAAGTAAAACTTAATTCAGATTTACATTAA
- a CDS encoding GGDEF domain-containing protein, with the protein MKKNIIVQFLILLILVAIFITGISLYNLRTVSIKSSVTTAESISEVIKSGLALHVKNDSDIDEFLKNVSSIRNIKDLWLVRSENIKNPKFQTKSFKNPKDNLDKKVINSGETEYIVKEGFINTNVRVTIPYKATISCLECHNVSEGDTLGAISIVLDVSTLKEIGVRSIYVILTIILLAVIIVFLFSKKVFNPYLSLYMKLRDNINQAKIGKFKKIDIPSGLTTDVVQVTNDYNNLIAIFKDTSLDIDKKLQGFVGYRDRTNLNTNPLNESKDIIDNLSNLYQFKKQVELDSTKEEIYQRISQVFENKFHLKNFTFFEIDIKKQKMQKVISVGESLYCHDAIKDNPHLCRAARTKSDVVSIDFHESCPYFTKKDKFYYCLNIDIVENLYLIIHFVVDTEKELDELKNKSLFINRFLKEARPAVEVKLLMQALEDSAFKDGLTQLYNRKFIDEHLKKLLPQIKRDKKKIGLLMLDMDHFKAVNDEYGHDIGDKVLKSLSRILEENVRESDIIVRYGGEEFMVLLIGVDSEESAMNIAHKIGAKVRENEINVYAGTTIKKTVSIGLSMFPDDSSLFETVVKNSDIALYEAKSSGRDKVVRFSKEQKTSVELF; encoded by the coding sequence ATGAAAAAAAATATTATTGTACAATTTTTAATTTTACTTATTTTAGTCGCTATTTTTATTACAGGTATTTCACTTTATAATTTAAGAACTGTATCAATTAAATCTTCAGTTACTACAGCAGAATCAATATCTGAAGTAATAAAAAGTGGATTAGCATTACATGTTAAAAATGACTCAGATATCGATGAGTTTTTAAAAAATGTCTCTTCTATTCGAAATATAAAAGACTTATGGCTTGTCAGATCAGAGAACATTAAAAATCCAAAATTTCAAACAAAAAGTTTTAAAAATCCAAAAGATAACTTAGATAAAAAAGTTATTAATAGTGGAGAAACAGAATATATTGTCAAAGAGGGCTTTATTAATACTAATGTAAGGGTTACAATTCCTTATAAAGCAACAATTAGCTGCTTAGAGTGTCATAATGTTTCTGAGGGTGATACCTTAGGTGCTATTAGTATAGTTTTAGATGTTAGTACTTTAAAAGAGATTGGTGTTAGATCAATCTATGTAATATTAACTATTATTTTATTAGCAGTAATTATTGTATTTTTATTTTCTAAAAAAGTATTTAATCCTTATCTTTCACTATATATGAAATTAAGAGACAATATTAATCAAGCTAAAATTGGAAAATTTAAAAAAATAGATATTCCAAGTGGCTTAACAACTGATGTAGTACAGGTAACTAATGATTATAATAACCTAATTGCCATATTTAAAGATACTTCCCTTGATATTGATAAAAAACTTCAAGGCTTTGTAGGGTATAGAGATAGAACTAATCTAAATACAAATCCACTCAATGAATCAAAAGATATAATTGATAACTTATCAAATTTATATCAATTCAAAAAGCAAGTAGAACTAGATAGTACAAAAGAGGAGATTTATCAAAGAATCTCTCAAGTTTTTGAAAATAAATTTCATCTAAAAAACTTTACATTTTTTGAAATAGATATAAAAAAACAAAAAATGCAAAAGGTAATTAGTGTAGGAGAATCACTTTATTGTCATGATGCAATAAAAGATAATCCTCATCTTTGTAGAGCAGCTAGAACAAAAAGTGATGTTGTTTCGATTGATTTTCATGAAAGTTGTCCATACTTTACTAAAAAAGATAAATTTTACTATTGTTTAAATATTGATATTGTTGAGAACCTATATTTAATCATACATTTTGTTGTAGATACAGAAAAAGAACTTGACGAGTTAAAAAATAAAAGTCTATTTATAAATAGATTTTTAAAAGAGGCTCGACCAGCAGTTGAAGTTAAACTTCTAATGCAAGCTTTAGAAGACTCTGCATTTAAAGATGGCTTAACTCAATTGTATAATAGAAAATTTATTGATGAACATTTGAAAAAACTTCTTCCTCAAATAAAAAGAGATAAAAAGAAAATTGGTCTATTAATGTTAGATATGGATCATTTTAAAGCAGTTAATGATGAATATGGACATGATATTGGAGATAAAGTACTAAAAAGTTTATCTAGAATTCTAGAAGAAAATGTAAGAGAATCTGATATTATAGTTAGATATGGTGGTGAAGAGTTTATGGTACTTCTAATTGGTGTTGATTCAGAAGAAAGTGCCATGAATATAGCACATAAAATTGGAGCAAAAGTTAGAGAAAATGAGATTAATGTATATGCTGGCACTACTATCAAAAAAACAGTAAGTATAGGATTATCAATGTTCCCTGACGATTCAAGTCTATTTGAAACTGTTGTTAAAAATTCTGATATTGCTCTATATGAAGCGAAAAGTAGTGGTAGAGATAAAGTTGTTAGATTTTCAAAAGAACAAAAAACTAGCGTAGAGTTATTTTAA
- a CDS encoding cell division ATP-binding protein FtsE: protein MITAKNIYLAYDENKFVIKKGTFHIGHKEFIFIGGASGSGKSTLIKAMYGDIALKHGSFIIDNFELAHIGNRNLRDLRKDVGVIFQDYKLIQEWTIEENIMLPLKINGYSHEISAEQANKLLNHVKLSHRKGYYPNELSGGEQQRVAVARALAHNPKIIIADEPTGNLDDYSADVVWNLLKGANEQLGITVVVVTHRVPKNFGIRFRQLSIEDGIIYEVS, encoded by the coding sequence ATGATTACTGCTAAAAACATATATTTAGCTTATGATGAGAATAAGTTTGTCATAAAAAAAGGAACCTTTCATATAGGACACAAAGAGTTCATATTTATAGGTGGAGCAAGTGGAAGTGGAAAGTCAACTTTGATTAAAGCTATGTATGGGGATATTGCTCTAAAACATGGAAGTTTTATAATTGATAATTTTGAATTAGCACACATAGGGAATAGAAATTTAAGAGATCTTAGAAAAGATGTAGGTGTTATATTTCAAGATTATAAATTAATACAAGAGTGGACAATAGAAGAGAATATAATGTTACCTCTTAAAATAAATGGTTACTCACATGAAATCTCAGCTGAACAAGCAAATAAACTACTAAATCACGTAAAACTCTCTCATAGAAAGGGTTATTATCCAAATGAATTAAGTGGTGGAGAACAACAAAGAGTTGCAGTAGCACGAGCACTTGCACATAATCCTAAAATTATAATTGCTGATGAGCCAACAGGAAACCTTGATGACTATTCAGCTGATGTTGTTTGGAACTTACTAAAAGGTGCAAACGAACAACTTGGAATCACTGTCGTTGTTGTAACTCACAGGGTACCTAAAAACTTTGGAATTAGATTTAGACAATTATCAATTGAAGATGGAATAATATATGAAGTCTCTTAA